Below is a genomic region from Ferribacterium limneticum.
ATCGCTGCTGCCGTTGGCCTCAAGGAAGCGACGACCGGTGACACCCTGTGTGATCCGCAAAAGGTCATCACTCTGGAACGCATGATCTTCCCGGAGCCGGTGATTCACGTTGCCGTCGAACCGAAGACCAAGGCCGACCAGGAAAAGATGGGTCTCGCCCTCGGTCGTCTGGCCCAGGAAGATCCGTCTTTCCGCGTGCGTACCGACGAAGAATCCGGTCAGACCATCATTTCCGGTATGGGTGAACTGCACCTGGAAATTCTGGTCGATCGCATGCGTCGCGAATTCAACGTCGAAGCAACCGTTGGCGCCCCGCAAGTGGCCTACCGTGAGTGCATCAAGAAGTCGGTCGAGCAGGAGGGCAAGTTCGTTAAGCAGTCCGGCGGTCGCGGTCAATTCGGTCACGTCTGGCTCAAGATCGAGCCGAACGAAGCCGGCAAGGGCTACGAATTCGTCGATGCCATCAAGGGTGGTGTCGTTCCCCGTGAATTTATCCCGGCGGTCGACAAGGGGCTGCGCGACGCAGTGACCAGTGGCGTTCTGGCTGGCTTCCCGGTGGTTGACGTCAAGTTTACGCTGTTCGACGGTTCCTACCACGACGTTGACTCCAACGAAAATGCGTTCCGCATGGCTGCTTCGATGGCCTTCAAGGAGGGCATGAAGAAAGCCAGCCCGACGCTCCTCGAGCCGATGATGGCCGTTGAAGTTGAAACGCCAGAAGAGTACATGGGTAACGTCATGGGCGACCTTTCTTCCCGTCGCGGTATCGTTCAGGGCATGGAAGACCAGGTTGGCGGCATCAAGGTCATCAAGGCTGAAGTCCCCCTGTCTGAAATGTTTGGTTATTCGACCTCGGTGCGCTCTCTGTCGCAAGGTCGTGCTACCTACTCGATGGAATTCAAGCACTACACCGAGGCGCCAAAGAATGTCGCTGAGGCTGTTATTAACAAGAAGTAATTGCCGGGGAACTGATAATGGCTAAGGAAAAATTCGAGCGTACCAAGCCGCACGTGAACGTCGGCACGATTGGACACGTTGACCATGGTAAGACGACGCTGACGGCGGCGATCACGACGGTGCTGTCCGCCAAGTTTGGTGGTTCGGCCAAGAAGTATGACGAAATTGATGCGGCGCCGGAAGAAAAGGCCCGTGGTATTACCATCAATACCGCCCACGTCGAATACGAAACCGCCAACCGTCACTACGCCCACGTTGACTGCCCGGGACACGCTGACTACGTCAAGAACATGATTACCGGTGCTGCCCAGATGGACGGCGCCATTCTCGTCTGTTCCGCCGCTGACGGCCCGATGCCGCAGACCCGCGAGCACATCCTGCTTGCCCGTCAAGTTGGTGTGCCGTACGTTCTGGTGTTCATGAACAAGTGCGACATGGTGGATGACGCCGAGCTGCTCGAGCTTGTCGAAATGGAACTCCGTGAGCTCCTCTCCAAGTACGACTTCCCGGGCGACGACACCCCGATCATTCACGGTTCTGCCCTGAAGGCACTTGAAGGCGATCAGTCCGAAATCGGCGAACCCTCCATCTTCCGTCTGGCAGATGCCCTGGACTCCTACATCCCGACCCCGGAACGTGCGATTGACCAGCCCTTCCTGATGCCGGTTGAAGACGTCTTCTCCATCTCCGGTCGCGGTACTGTTGTCACCGGTCGTATCGAGCGTGGCGTCGTCAAGGTTGGCGAAGAAATCGAAATCGTCGGTATTCGTCCGACCGTCAAGACCACCTGTACCGGTGTCGAAATGTTCCGCAAGCTGCTCGACCAAGGTCAGGCTGGCGACAACGTTGGCGCCCTGTTGCGTGGTACCAAGCGTGAAGACGTCGAGCGTGGCCAAGTGCTGTGCAAGCCGGGCTCTGTCAAGCCGCACACCCACTTCACCTCGGAAGTGTACATTCTGTCCAAGGACGAAGGTGGTCGTCACACCCCGTTCTTTAATGGTTACCGTCCCCAGTTCTACTTCCGTACGACCGACGTGACTGGCTCCATCGACCTGCCGGAAGGCGTCGAGATGGTGATGCCTGGCGATAACATCGCCATGACCATCAAGCTGATCGCCCCGATCGCCATGGAAGAAGGTCTGCGCTTCGCCATCCGTGAAGGCGGTCGTACCGTCGGCGCCGGCGTCGTCGCTAAGATCATCGAGTAATTCGTTCTTTTAAATAACCGGGGTGAGGTTCGCTTCACCCCTATCGCTCTTTGGAAGCCAAAAATGCAAAGCCAGAAAATCCGTATCCGTCTCAAGGCCTTCGACTATCGTCTGATCGACCAGTCGGCTCAGGAGATCGTTGAAACTGCCAAGCGTACCGGTGCAGTTGTTCGTGGTCCCGTGCCCCTGCCGACTCGTAAGCAGCGTTTCGATATCCTGCGCTCGCCGCACGTGAACAAGGCTTCTCGCGATCAGCTGGAAATTCGTACCCATCTGCGCCTGATGGATATCGTTGATCCGACCGACAAGACCGTGGATGCTTTGATGAAGCTGGATCTTCCGGCTGGCGTCGACGTCGAAATCAAGTTGCAGTAATACAGTAATTGCGGATATAATCCGCGCCTTTCGGGGGTGGCCGGCGACGGCTGCCCATTTGTTGTTTTACATCGACCGGCCAATCGCAGCCGGCGATGAGGAGAATAACCATGAGTCTAGGCCTTGTTGGTCGCAAGGTTGGCATGACTCGCATTTTTGCCGAGGATGGCGCGTCCATTCCGGTAACTGTGCTTGACGTGTCTAACAACCGAGTGACCCAAGTAAAAACGCCGGAGATCGATGGCTACTCAGCCATTCAGGTCGCATTCGGTAAGCGCCGTGCCTCTCGTGTTTCGAAGCCTCTTGCTGGCCATCTGGCCAAGGCAGGTGTCGAAGCCGGGCATGTGCTCAAGGAATTTCTGATCGGTGCTGATCAGCTCGCCACTTTTAAGGCGGGCGACCAGGTTGCCGTCACTATCTTTGCTGAAGGGCAAAAAGTTGACGTGACCGGTAGTTCCATCGGTAAGGGTTTCCAGGGTGGTATCAAACGCCACAATTTCAGCTCCAACCGTGCAACCCATGGTAATTCGCTATCGCATAACGCGCCGGGTTCCATTGGTATGGCGCAGGATCCGGGTCGCGTTTTTCCGGGTAAGCGCATGGCCGGGCATATGGGTGATGTTCAATCCACGATGCAGGGTCTGACGATTGTTCGCGTTGATGCTGACCGCCAGTTGCTACTGGTCAAGGGTGCCGTTCCTGGTGCCAAGGGTTCTGACGTCGTTGTGCGTCCGGCAGTCAAGGGCTAAGGGGGCGACATGGAACTCAAGGTAATTAACGAACAAGGCCAGGAGTCTGCCAAACTGCAGGCTTCCGACGTGCTGTTCGGGCGCGATTTCAACGAAGCGCTGGTTCATCAGATCGTCGTCGCCTATCAGGCGAATGCGCGCTCCGGCGACCGTCAGCAGAAAGATCGCTCCGAAGTCCGTCACACCACTACCAAACCGTGGCGCCAAAAAGGTACGGGCCGTGCTCGTGCTGGCAGTAATGGCAGCCCGCTGTGGCGTGGGGGTGGTCGGATTTTCCCGAACTCTCCTGAAGAAAATTTCAGTCAGAAGGTCAATAAGAAGATGTTCCGCGCCGGCATGGCTGCGATCCTCTCCGAATTGGCTCGCCAAGACCGGCTTGTCGTAATCGATGACCTGTCTGTGGAGGCTCCGAAGACCAAGTTATTCACGCAGAAGCTGAAGGATTTGGGCCTTGAAGGTAATCTTCTGGTCATCACCGATGCGTTGAGCGAGAACCTCTACCTCTCGTCGCGCAACCTGCCCAATGTTCTGGTGCTTGAAGCCCAGGAGGCCGATCCGGTTTCTCTGGTCCGCTTCGCCAAGGTCCTTGTGACCAAGAACGCTGTGGCCAAGTTCGAGGAGATGTGGGGATGAATCAAGAGCGTCTGATGCAGGTGCTGCTGGCACCGCAAATCTCCGAGAAGGCTACCTACATTGCTGACAAGCATAATCAGGTGATCTTCCGCGTTGCTTCCGATGCCACCAAGCCGGAAATCAAGGCTGCCGTTGAGCTGCTGTTCAAGGTTGAAGTTGGTGCCGTCCAGGTTTCCAATGTCAAGGGTAAGGTCAAGCGTTTCAAGGGTGCGGTCGGTCGTCGCAAGGGCTGGAAAAAAGCCTATGTGAGTCTCAAGCCGGGCCAGGAGCTCAACTTTGTTGAAGGGGGGAATGCCTAATGGCACTCGTTAAAGTCAAGCCGACTTCCCCGGGACGTCGCGCCGTTGTTCAGGTGGTTAACCCCAACCTGCACAAGGGTAAGCCGTTTGCCGCACTGGTTGAGGCAAAGTCCGGAAATGCCGGTCGCAACAACAACGGGCGTATTACGGTCCGTCATCAGGGCGGTGGTCACAAGCAGGCTTACCGTGTTATCGATTTCAAACGCAACAAGGACGGGATTCCGGCCAAGGTCGAGCGTCTGGAATACGACCCGAACCGGACTGCCAATATTGCCTTGCTTTGTTATGCTGATGGTGAGCGTCGCTACATCATTGCCAACAAAGGCATGGTGGTAGGGCAGCCGGTCATGAGTGGCTCCGAGGCGCCGATCAAGTCTGGCAATGCATTGCCGATCCGCAACATTCCCGTTGGTACGACCATTTGCTGCGTCGAAATGCTGCCTGGCAAGGGTGCGCAGATCGCCCGCTCGGCTGGTACTTCCGTTCAGTTGCTGGCTCGTGAAGGCTCGTACGCCCAGATCCGCCTCCGCTCCGGCGAAGTGCGTCGCGTGCATGTCGAATGTCGCGCAACCATCGGTGAAGTTGGTAACGAAGAGCACAACCTCCGCAAGTTCGGCAAAGCCGGTGCTATGCGTTGGCGTGGTATTCGCCCGACCGTTCGTGGTACTGCCATGAATCCGGTTGATCACCCCCACGGTGGTGGTGAAGGTAAGACCGGTGAAGGTCGCGTGCCAGTCAATCCGTGGGGTCAGCCCACCAAGGGTTACCGCACCCGCAGCAACAAGCGCACGAACAGTATGATTGTTCAGCGCCGTCATAAGCGTTAAGGGGTAGGAAATGGGACGTTCTCTCAAAAAGGGCCCGTTTGTTGATGCGCATCTGATCGACAAGGTCGAAGCAGTCCGCGCCACCAGCGACAAGCGCCCGATCAAGACTTGGTCGCGTCGTTCGACGATCCTCCCCGAGTTCATCGGCCTGACGATTGCGGTGCACAACGGCAAGCAACATATTCCGGTGTTCGTTACCGAAAATATGGTCGGTCACAAGCTCGGCGAGTTCTCGCTGACCCGTACGTTCAAGGGTCACACCGCCGGCAAGAAGGCCAAGAAGTAAGGAGCTAACATGGAAACTCGTGCAAATTTGCGAGGCGTACGCCTCTCTGCGCAAAAGGGCCGCTTGGTTGCGGACCTAGTGCGTGGCAAGCCGGTTGGCCAGGCTCTGAACATCCTGGCTTTCTGCCCCAAAAAGGGCGCCGGTATCGTCAAGAAAGTGCTGGAGTCGGCAATTGCCAACGCCGAGCACAACGATGGTGCTGATATCGACGAACTGACGGTGAAAACCATCTACGTTGAAAAAGGCATGGTGCTCAAGCGTTTTACCGCGCGCGCCAAGGGTCGTGGCAATCGGATCATCAAGCCGACCTGCCATATCTATCTGACCGTTGGTAACTAAGGAAGAGCCATGGGACAGAAAATTCATCCGACTGGCTTCCGCCTGGCAGTCACCAAGAACTGGAGTTCGCGCTGGTACGCCAACAGCAAGGACTTCCCGGGTATGCTTAATGAGGATATCAAGGTTCGTGAGTACCTCAAGCGCAAGCTGGCGCACGCTTCCGTCGGTCGCGTGCTGATCGAGCGTCCGGCCAAGAATGCCCGCGTCACCGTCTATTCGGCTCGGCCGGGTGTCGTGATCGGCAAGAAGGGCGAAGATATCGAACAGCTGCGTACAGATCTTCAGCGCATCATGGGCGTTCCCGTCCATGTCTCGATCGAAGAAATCCGCAAGCCGGAAATTGATGCTCAGCTGATTGCCGATTCGATTGCCCAGCAACTCGAAAAGCGCATCATGTTCCGCCGTGCCATGAAGCGTGCGATGCAGAATGCCATGCGTCTTGGTGCTCAGGGTATCAAGGTCATGAGTGCTGGCCGTCTGAACGGTGCCGAAATCGCGCGTAGCGAGTGGTATCGCGAAGGCCGTGTGCCACTGCATACCCTGCGTGCGGACATCGACTACGCAACCTCGGAAGCCCTGACCACCTACGGGATCATTGGCATCAAGGTCTGGGTTTACAAGGGCGATATGCTTGATCGTAACGAGCAGCCGGAAGTTGTTGAGCCGGTGGCTGATGATCGCCGTCCGCGTCGTGCTCCGGGTAGGCCGGAAGGTGACAAGCCGCGTACCCGTACCGTCAAGAAGGCTGATGGTGCTGGCGCTCCGGACACGCGCGCAAGAAAGGCAGGTGCTTAACATGCTGCAACCAAATCGCCGCAAGTTCCGCAAGGAGCATAAGGGGCGCAACGAAGGTCTGGCTACCCGCGGCACGAAGGTGTCGTTCGGTGAGTGGGGGCTGAAGGCGACCGGTCGCGGCCGCCTGACGGCTCGCCAGATCGAAGCTGCTCGCCGTGCGATGACCCGTCACATCAAACGTGGCGGCCGCATCTGGATTCGTATTTTCCCGGACAAGCCGATTTCAAAGAAGCCGGCCGAAGTTCGTATGGGTAATGGTAAGGGTAACCCGGAGTATTGGGTCGCCGAAATCCAGCCGGGTAAAGTGCTTTATGAGATGGATGGTGTCAATGAAGCCTTGGCGCGCGAAGCATTTGCGCTCGCAGCCGCCAAGCTGCCGATTGCCACCACCTTCGTGACTCGTCATCTGGGGTAATCATGAAAGCTAGTGAATTGAGAACCAAGAGCGTGGACGAGCTCAACAAGGAATTGCTGGACCTGTTGAGGGCCCAGTTCGGTATGCGTATGCAACTCGCTACCCAGCAGTTGTCCAATACCAGCCAAATGTCCAAGGTGCGTCGCGACATCGCTCGCGTTCGTACGCTTATCCGTGAAAAGGCGGTGCAGCAATGAGCGAAACCACCAGTATTAAACGTACTCTTATCGGTCGCGTCGTTAGCGACAAGATGGAAAAGACGGTTACCGTTCTTGTCGAGCGTAAGGTCAAGCACCCTATGTACGGCAAGGTGATGGTTCGTTCCAAGAAATATCACGCCCATAACGAAGGTAATTCGGCCAAGGCTGGCGATCTCGTCGAGATCATCGAAACCCGCCCGGTATCGCGTACCAAGACTTGGGCAGTGACGAGTGTTCTTGAGAAGGCGATCGTTGTATAACGAAAGTTTCTTAAAATGCTTGCGCAGTCTGGAGAGAAGCCGGTATAATCCGGCTTCTTTTTTGCGGCTCTCGTCCTGATGAGTCTGCAAAGTTGTTCAACCCGTACGGGTTCCAAGACTGACCGCGCAAGCGGATTAAGTTGGAGTTAATTTAAATGATTCAGATGCAGACAACTCTGGATGTCGCCGATAACACCGGTGCACGTTCAGTAATGTGTATCAAAGTGCTCGGTGGATCCAGGCGCCGCTATGCTGGCATTGGTGACATCATCAAGGTCAGCATCAAGGATGCTGCGCCGCGCGGCCGCGTCAAAAAAGGCGATGTCTATAACGCTGTGGTGGTTCGTACCGCCAAGGGTGTTCGTCGTCCGGATGGTTCGCTGGTTCGCTTTGATGGCAATGCCGCCGTTCTTCTCAACAACAAGCTCGAGCCGATCGGCACGCGCATCTTTGGCCCGGTAACCCGCGAACTGCGTACCGAGCGCTTTATGAAGATCGTGTCCCTGGCTCCTGAAGTGCTGTAAGGGGCTGGCCATGGAAAAGATTCGTAAAGGCGACGAAATCGTCGTTGTTACCGGTAAAGACAAAGGCAAGCGCGGTACCGTGCTACGTCGTGTCGATGATGAGCATGTGCTTGTCGAGGGTGTCAATCGTGCCAAAAAGCACGTCAAGCCGAATCCTGTAAAGGGTGTGGCGGGTGGCATCGTGGATAAGGATATGCCTATTCATATCTCCAATGTTGCGCTGTTCAATCCGGCGACCAAGAAGGCTGACCGTGTCGGCTTCAAGGCGCTTGATGATGGCCGCAAGGTTCGCGTGTTCAAGTCGAACGGCGAACTGGTAAACGCATAAGGAGTGGTCATGGCGCGTTTGCAAGAGTTTTACAAAGAAACCGTTGTTGCTGATTTGAGCAAGCAGTTCGGTTACAAATCCGTGATGGAAGTCCCGCGCATTACCAAGATCACCCTGAATATGGGTGTCGGTGAGGCTGTTGCGGATAAGAAGGTCCTGGAAAACGCAGTTGGCGACATGCAGAAGATCGCTGGCCAGAAGCCGGTTACCACGAAGGCTCGCAAGTCGATCGCTGGCTTCAAGATTCGTGATGGATATCCGATCGGTTGCATGGTCACTCTGCGCGGTCCGCGCATGTTCGAGTTTCTTGATCGTCTGGTAACCGTTGCGCTGCCGCGTGTTCGTGACTTCCGTGGGGTGTCTGGCAAAGGTTTTGATGGTCAGGGAAACTACAACATGGGTGTCAAAGAGCAGATCATTTTCCCGGAAATTGAGTACGACAAGATCGATGCTCTCCGGGGGATGAACATCAGCATCACCACGACCGCGAAATCCGACGCAGAAGCCAAGGCTCTGTTGGCGGCGTTCAAGTTCCCGTTCAAGAATTGAGGCAATCATGGCAAAACTTGCTCTGATCAACCGTGAAGAAAAGCGCCGCAAGCTTGTGGCTCAGTACGCCAAAAAGCGTGCGGCCCTCGAGGCGATTTTCAATAACGCGAGCCTGTCTGACGATGAGCGTTACGCAGCCCGTCTGAAGTTCCAGGCCTTGCCGCGCAATTCGAGCCCGTCTCGTCTGCGCAATCGTTGCCAGCTGACCGGTCGTCCGCGTGGTGTTTTCCGTAAGTTCGGTCTGTGCCGTCACAAGATCCGCGAGCTGGCCTTCAGTGGCCAGGTTCCGGGTGTTGTTAAAGCCAGCTGGTAAAAAGGAGATTCAGAAATGGCTATGAGCGATCCGATCGCGGACATGCTGACTCGCATCCGCAACGCCCAGCTCGCCGAAAAGGCGTCTGTCTCCATGCCCTCGTCCAAAGTCAAGGTGGCAATCGCTGCCGTGCTCAAGGATGAAGGTTACGTTGATGATTTCGCAGTTCGTCAGGCTGATGGCAAGCCGACACTCGATATTGCGCTCAAGTACTATGCCGGTCGTCCGGTCATCGAGCGCATCGAGCGTGTCTCCAAGCCTGGTCTGCGTATCTACAAGGGTTGTGAAGACATTCCTCGTGTTATGAATGGTCTTGGTGTCGCGATTGTGTCGACCCCGAAGGGCGTCATGACTGATCGCAAGGCTCGCGCCAGCAAGGTCGGCGGCGAAGTTCTTTGCATCGTGGCGTAAGGGGATATATATGTCTCGTATTGGTAAAAATCCCATCGTTCTACCGGCTGGTGTTGAAATCTCGGTTGGTGAGCAAATTACCGTCAGGGGCCCGCTGGGTACCTTGAAGGCAATTACTCATCCTGCAGTTACGATTTCCGTCGACGGTCAGAATGTTCAGGTTTCCAAAGTTGATGGTGCTGCTAACGCTGCTGCCATGTGGGGCACCATGCGTGCCAACCTAAACAACATGGTCACCGGTGTTTCCAAAGGTTTCGAGCGCAAGCTTCAGCTGGTTGGCGTGGGTTACCGCGCCCAGGCTCAAGGCGATGTCCTGAATCTGTCGTTGGGCTTTTCGCACCCCGTCGCGCACAAGATGCCGGCTGGTGTCAAAGTCGAGTGCCCGACTCAGACCGAAATCCTGATCAAGGGGGCCGACAAGCAACAGGTTGGCCAGGTTGCTGCCGAAGTTCGTGCGTACCGCAAGCCGGAGCCCTACAAGGGCAAGGGCGTTCGGTACTCGGACGAAGTGGTGGTTATCAAGGAAACCAAGAAGAAGTAAGGGTGGCATATGTTTAATAAGAAACAAGCGCGTTTGCGCCGTTCCCGCCAAACCCGGGCCAAAATTGCCGAACTTAAGGCGGTCCGTTTGTGCGTCAATCGCTCGAACTGCCATATTTACGCCCAGATCATTTCGCCCTGTGGCGGCAAGGTCCTGGCTTCGGCTTCCTCGCTGGATACGGATATTCGCAAGGATCTTCCGAACGGCGGTAACAAGGCTGCTGCCACTACGGTGGGCAAGCTGATTGCCGAGCGCGCCAAGGCCGCCGGTATTGAGCAAGTGGCTTTCGATCGTTCCGGTCTTCAGTATCACGGTCGAGTTCAGGCGTTGGCTGAAGCTGCGCGTGAAGCCGGTCTGAAGTTCTGATCGCTGCGAAAGGATAAGGTTAGAAAATGGCTAAACCTGATAGAAACAAGAAGCCGCAACAGAATGAAGAGCGCGATGATGGCATGCGCGAAAAGATGGTTGCGGTCAATCGCGTCACCAAAGTGGTCAAGGGCGGCCGTATTCTCGGTTTCGCGGCCCTGACTGTTGTTGGTGATGGTGATGGCAGCATCGGCATGGGTAAGGGCAAGTCCCGCGAAGTTCCTGTTGCAGCTCAAAAGGCTATGGAAGAGGCGCGTCGAAAGATGGCCAAGGTCAACTTGAAGAACGGCACAGTGCATCACACCGTTATGGGCCGTCACGGCGCAACGACCGTGATGATCCAGCCGGCTCCGGAAGGTACGGGCATCATCGCCGGTGGCGCCATGCGCGCTGTCTTCGAAGTTGTCGGCGTGACCAACGTGGTGGCCAAGGCTCATGGCTCGACCAATCCTTACAACATCGTGCGTGCCACCATCGACGGTTTGTCGAAGGTGAATACGCCGTCCGAGATCGCCGCCAAGCGTGGCCTCTCGATTGAACGGGTTCTGGGGTAAGCCATGGCTGATAAGAAAATCACAGTGAAGCTCGTGAAGAGCATCATCGGCACCAAGCAGGACCACCGCGCCACCGTTCGTGGTCTGGGCCTGCGCAAGCTGAACAGTACCTCTGAACTTGTGGATACCCCGTCTGTGCGCGGCATGATCCAGAAGGTTCAGTATCTCGTCAAGGTTGAGGGTTAAGCCATGCGTCTGAATACCATCAAGCCAGGTGAAGGCTCCAAGAAGGCCGCCAAGCGCGTCGGTCGTGGCATCGGTTCGGGCCTCGGCAAGACTTGCGGTCGCGGCCACAAGGGTCAGAAGTCCCGTTCCGGCGGTTTCCACAAGGTAGGTTTCGAGGGCGGTCAAATGCCTTTGCAGCGTCGCCTGCCGAAGCGCGGTTTCAATTCCTTGACTCGTGCCCGTAATTACGAAGTCCGCCTGACTGATCTCGAGCGTCTGCCGGTT
It encodes:
- the rplO gene encoding 50S ribosomal protein L15 produces the protein MRLNTIKPGEGSKKAAKRVGRGIGSGLGKTCGRGHKGQKSRSGGFHKVGFEGGQMPLQRRLPKRGFNSLTRARNYEVRLTDLERLPVEEIDLLALQVAGIVPGDALSAKVILSGAIARKVVLKGVGATKGAKAAIEAAGGSVAE